The following coding sequences are from one Streptomyces sp. NBC_01232 window:
- a CDS encoding MFS transporter yields MPVVRDLRVLLRLRDFRNLLAVRLLSQAADGVYQVALATYVVFSPEKQTSPAAIASAMAVLLLPYSAIGPFAGVLLDRWRRRQVFLYGNLLRAFLACVTGMLIVAQVPDWLFYASALSVTAVNRFVLSGLAASLPHVVGPGQLVTANALSPTAGTLAAVAGGGLAFLVRLLASDSNALVVLLGAGLYLCAALVSLQLAIGLLGPDHPVGRAHPSVTEGVALTVRGMAEGLRHLATRPRAARALTAMTMMRFCYGALFVMLLMLCRYSWSDNEADGLALLGVAVGASGAGFFAAAVVTPWMVGRLGTLGWITACSAGAAVLVPALGLSFTPGPMLVAAFVLGLATQGAKIATDTEIQSQVNDDYRGRVFSVYDVLFNVAFVGAAAVASLMLPTDGRSVLLVLIVAVLYAATAVLLARHERRFT; encoded by the coding sequence ATGCCTGTCGTACGTGATCTGCGCGTACTCCTGCGCCTGAGGGATTTCCGCAACCTGCTCGCCGTACGGCTGCTCTCCCAGGCCGCGGACGGCGTCTACCAGGTCGCACTCGCCACCTACGTCGTCTTCTCCCCGGAGAAGCAGACCTCACCGGCAGCCATCGCCTCCGCCATGGCGGTCCTGCTGCTGCCTTATTCGGCGATCGGACCCTTCGCCGGGGTGCTCCTCGACCGCTGGCGCCGCCGCCAGGTCTTCCTCTACGGCAATCTCCTGCGGGCCTTCCTCGCCTGCGTCACCGGGATGCTGATCGTCGCGCAGGTGCCCGACTGGCTGTTCTACGCCTCGGCGCTGTCCGTGACCGCAGTCAACCGCTTCGTGCTGTCCGGGCTCGCCGCGTCACTGCCCCACGTCGTCGGACCCGGCCAGCTGGTCACCGCCAACGCGCTCTCCCCCACCGCAGGGACCCTCGCTGCGGTGGCCGGCGGAGGGCTGGCCTTCCTCGTCCGGCTGCTGGCATCGGACTCCAATGCCCTCGTCGTCCTCCTCGGAGCCGGGCTGTACCTCTGCGCAGCCCTCGTCTCCCTGCAGCTGGCCATCGGCCTCCTCGGGCCGGACCACCCCGTCGGCCGGGCCCACCCGTCGGTCACCGAAGGGGTGGCCCTCACGGTGCGAGGGATGGCCGAGGGCCTGCGGCACCTCGCCACACGGCCCCGGGCGGCCCGGGCGCTCACCGCGATGACCATGATGCGGTTCTGCTACGGGGCCCTGTTCGTCATGCTGCTGATGCTCTGCCGCTACTCCTGGTCCGACAACGAGGCCGACGGCCTGGCCCTGCTGGGAGTCGCCGTCGGCGCCTCCGGGGCCGGATTCTTCGCCGCCGCCGTCGTGACGCCCTGGATGGTGGGCAGGCTGGGCACCCTCGGCTGGATCACCGCCTGCTCCGCGGGGGCCGCGGTCCTCGTACCGGCACTTGGCCTGTCCTTCACCCCGGGACCGATGCTCGTCGCCGCGTTCGTACTCGGCCTCGCCACGCAGGGCGCCAAGATCGCCACGGACACGGAGATCCAGTCCCAGGTGAACGACGACTACCGCGGCCGCGTCTTCTCCGTCTACGACGTGCTCTTCAACGTCGCCTTCGTCGGCGCGGCGGCGGTGGCCTCCCTGATGCTCCCGACCGACGGGCGGTCCGTACTCCTGGTACTCATCGTGGCCGTGCTCTACGCCGCGACCGCGGTGCTGCTGGCCCGGCACGAGCGACGTTTCACGTGA
- a CDS encoding CCA tRNA nucleotidyltransferase — translation MPNANEDNPSALSQVQLRAVSELLRVAPVADELGRRFQEAGFRLALVGGSVRDALLGRLGNDLDFTTDARPEDVLKIVRPWADSVWDVGIAFGTVGAQKNALVGDVVRNFQIEVTTYRSEAYDRTSRKPEVSYGDSIDEDLVRRDFTVNAMALALPEQEFIDPHGGLEDLAAGVLRTPGTPEDSFSDDPLRMLRAARFAAQLDFEVAPEVVAAMKAMSERIEIVSAERVQGELNKLILSAHPRKGLGLLVDTGLADRVLPELPALRLERDEHHRHKDVYDHSLIVLEQAIALEEDGPDLVLRLAALLHDIGKPRTRRFESDGRVSFHHHEVVGAKMTKKRLTALKYSNDMIKDVSRLVELHLRFHGYGDGEWTDSAVRRYVRDAGPLLERLHKLTRSDCTTRNKRKANALSRTYDGLEERIEQLQEQEELDAIRPDLDGNEIMQVLDVGPGPVIGKAYAFLLELRLENGPMGREAAVVALKEWWASQA, via the coding sequence GTGCCGAACGCCAACGAAGACAACCCCAGTGCCCTGAGTCAGGTGCAGCTCCGCGCGGTCAGTGAACTGCTGCGGGTCGCCCCTGTCGCCGACGAGCTCGGCCGCCGATTCCAGGAGGCGGGCTTCCGCCTCGCCCTGGTCGGTGGGTCCGTCCGCGACGCGCTGCTGGGGCGTCTCGGCAACGATCTCGACTTCACCACCGATGCCCGCCCCGAGGACGTTCTGAAGATCGTCCGGCCGTGGGCGGACTCGGTGTGGGACGTCGGCATCGCCTTCGGCACCGTCGGGGCGCAGAAGAACGCGCTCGTCGGGGACGTCGTACGGAATTTCCAGATCGAGGTCACGACGTACCGCTCGGAGGCCTACGACCGTACGTCGCGCAAGCCCGAGGTCTCCTACGGCGACTCGATCGACGAGGACCTGGTCCGGCGTGACTTCACGGTCAACGCGATGGCCCTGGCCCTGCCCGAGCAGGAGTTCATCGACCCGCACGGTGGCCTGGAGGACCTGGCGGCCGGGGTGCTGCGCACTCCCGGAACCCCGGAGGACTCCTTCTCCGACGATCCGCTGCGGATGCTGCGGGCGGCGCGGTTCGCCGCGCAGCTGGACTTCGAGGTCGCCCCGGAGGTCGTGGCGGCCATGAAGGCGATGTCCGAGCGGATCGAGATCGTGTCCGCGGAGCGGGTCCAGGGCGAGCTGAACAAGCTCATCCTGTCCGCCCACCCGCGCAAGGGTCTGGGACTGCTGGTGGACACGGGGCTGGCCGACCGGGTGCTTCCCGAGCTGCCCGCGCTGCGGCTGGAGCGTGATGAACACCACCGGCACAAGGACGTCTACGACCACTCGCTGATCGTGCTGGAGCAGGCGATCGCACTCGAGGAGGACGGCCCGGACCTCGTCCTGCGGCTCGCGGCTCTGCTGCACGACATCGGCAAGCCCCGCACCCGCCGCTTCGAGAGCGACGGCCGGGTCTCCTTCCACCACCATGAGGTGGTGGGCGCGAAGATGACCAAGAAGCGGCTCACCGCTCTGAAATACTCCAACGACATGATCAAGGACGTGTCCCGGCTGGTGGAGCTGCACCTTCGCTTCCACGGCTACGGCGACGGGGAGTGGACCGATTCCGCGGTGCGGCGCTACGTCCGCGACGCCGGTCCGCTGCTGGAGCGTCTGCACAAGCTGACCCGGTCCGACTGCACCACGCGCAACAAGCGCAAGGCCAATGCCCTCTCCCGCACCTACGACGGGCTGGAGGAGCGCATCGAGCAGCTGCAGGAGCAGGAGGAGCTGGACGCGATCCGGCCCGACCTGGACGGCAACGAGATCATGCAGGTACTCGACGTGGGCCCGGGCCCGGTGATCGGCAAGGCCTACGCCTTCCTCCTGGAGCTGCGGCTGGAAAACGGCCCGATGGGGCGTGAGGCCGCTGTCGTCGCGCTGAAGGAGTGGTGGGCCTCGCAGGCCTGA
- a CDS encoding DUF6049 family protein, producing the protein MAEAADIQGASPAPARRRWLRRAIVLLAGTPVLAALIYSPAPRAEAAQASSVDVQLVSMAPAAPVKGDTLTIEGTVLNTGSETITDAHVGLRVGSALTDRSSIDEAAERTGFRAGADPGEIDPAHAVKIASLPSKVSQSFTLTIPVNKLELDKDGVYPLGVSLSGVTDSRPSEQVLGIKRTFLPWQPEAAAKRSQLTYAWPLISTTRVTAETGSDELQTPVFLDDSLVEELKPGGRLEQMVTLGKDLPITWVIDPDLLYTVDAMTKGYRVRGPGGGKPVQGKNRAVAEQWLSSLEAAVQGKKVVALPFADPDLASLAHRGKDVSGTLGQLRPATDKAKQAVETVLHVPASTDFSWPVNGAIDPSIVNVATSAGAHNVLTRSDSLVESGALGYTPSAARPIGAGTTAVVADADLSTAFEGDMLNAGASTLAVQRFLAHSLALNLQKTEEQRSFVVAPQRMPGVSQVQTMAAALRGLQAGRWTQPGDLEAAAAAKPDPGATTQVPGAGQYPEDLRKQELPVSAFEKIRATQNTLDRFKVILAAPDRVEIPFGNTTNREMSTSWRGRPDEARLYRDQVQDYLIGLTEKVKVVPKSDATLSGHSATIPVSVQNSLVQDVHGLVLRVKSANPTRLMFSDSEQPVTVQGDHTQTVKFTANATASGPVEVTAQLFTKDGIPYGKARTFTVEATEITPTVMLVIAGGVLLLVLAGIKMYASRKRVAARAAAEESTQPSDESPDTGAQSTDGSGTSETVDR; encoded by the coding sequence GTGGCCGAGGCGGCAGACATCCAGGGGGCGTCCCCCGCTCCTGCCCGGCGCCGGTGGCTGCGGCGCGCGATCGTTCTGCTCGCCGGGACGCCCGTGCTGGCCGCGCTGATCTACTCTCCCGCGCCCCGGGCCGAGGCGGCTCAGGCCTCGTCCGTGGACGTCCAGCTGGTCTCCATGGCCCCCGCGGCGCCGGTCAAGGGCGACACCTTGACCATCGAGGGGACCGTCCTGAACACCGGCTCCGAGACGATCACCGACGCACACGTCGGGCTGCGCGTCGGGTCCGCGCTCACGGACCGCTCGTCCATCGACGAGGCGGCGGAGCGCACCGGCTTCCGGGCCGGCGCCGACCCGGGCGAGATCGACCCGGCCCACGCGGTGAAGATCGCCTCGCTGCCGTCGAAGGTCAGCCAGTCCTTCACGCTCACCATCCCGGTGAACAAGCTCGAGCTCGACAAGGACGGCGTCTATCCGCTCGGTGTCTCCCTGTCCGGAGTGACCGACAGCCGGCCTTCCGAGCAGGTGCTGGGCATCAAGCGGACCTTCCTCCCCTGGCAGCCGGAAGCCGCCGCGAAGCGTTCCCAGCTGACCTACGCCTGGCCGCTGATCTCCACCACCCGCGTGACGGCGGAGACCGGCTCCGACGAGCTCCAGACCCCCGTCTTCCTCGACGACTCCCTCGTCGAGGAGCTCAAGCCGGGCGGCCGCCTGGAGCAGATGGTCACCCTCGGCAAGGACCTGCCGATCACCTGGGTCATCGACCCCGACCTGCTCTACACGGTCGACGCGATGACCAAGGGCTACCGGGTCCGCGGCCCCGGCGGCGGCAAGCCCGTCCAGGGCAAGAACCGGGCCGTCGCCGAGCAGTGGCTCAGCTCACTCGAGGCCGCCGTCCAGGGCAAGAAGGTCGTCGCCCTGCCGTTCGCCGACCCCGACCTCGCCTCCCTCGCCCACCGCGGCAAGGACGTCTCGGGCACCCTGGGCCAGCTGCGCCCCGCCACCGACAAGGCGAAGCAGGCCGTCGAGACGGTCCTGCACGTCCCCGCGTCCACCGACTTCTCCTGGCCCGTGAACGGCGCCATCGACCCCTCGATCGTGAATGTCGCCACCTCGGCAGGCGCCCACAACGTCCTCACCCGCAGCGACAGCCTCGTGGAGAGCGGAGCCCTCGGCTACACGCCCTCGGCCGCCCGCCCCATCGGCGCCGGCACGACCGCCGTGGTGGCCGACGCCGATCTGTCCACCGCCTTCGAGGGCGACATGCTGAACGCCGGGGCCTCCACGCTCGCCGTGCAGCGGTTCCTCGCCCACAGCCTCGCCCTGAACCTGCAGAAGACCGAGGAGCAGCGCAGCTTCGTCGTCGCCCCGCAGCGGATGCCCGGCGTCAGCCAGGTGCAGACGATGGCGGCCGCCCTGCGCGGCCTCCAGGCAGGCCGCTGGACCCAGCCCGGGGACCTCGAGGCCGCGGCCGCCGCCAAGCCCGATCCCGGCGCCACCACCCAGGTGCCCGGCGCCGGCCAGTACCCCGAGGACCTGCGCAAGCAGGAGCTCCCGGTTTCGGCCTTCGAGAAGATCCGCGCCACGCAGAACACCCTCGATCGCTTCAAGGTGATCCTCGCCGCGCCGGACCGCGTGGAGATCCCCTTCGGCAACACCACCAACCGGGAGATGTCCACCTCCTGGCGCGGACGGCCCGACGAGGCCCGCCTCTACCGGGACCAGGTGCAGGACTACCTGATCGGTCTCACCGAGAAGGTCAAGGTCGTCCCCAAGTCCGACGCCACCCTGTCCGGACACAGCGCCACCATCCCGGTCAGCGTGCAGAACAGCCTGGTCCAGGATGTCCACGGCCTCGTGCTGCGGGTGAAGTCCGCCAACCCGACCCGCCTGATGTTCAGCGACAGCGAGCAGCCGGTCACCGTCCAGGGCGACCACACCCAGACGGTCAAGTTCACCGCCAACGCCACGGCGAGCGGACCCGTTGAGGTCACGGCCCAGCTGTTCACCAAGGACGGCATCCCCTACGGCAAGGCACGCACGTTCACCGTCGAAGCCACCGAGATCACCCCCACCGTCATGCTCGTGATCGCCGGCGGTGTGCTCCTCCTGGTCCTGGCAGGCATCAAGATGTACGCCAGCCGCAAGCGCGTCGCGGCACGCGCGGCCGCCGAGGAGAGCACGCAGCCGAGTGACGAGTCCCCGGACACCGGAGCGCAAAGCACCGACGGGTCCGGCACGAGTGAGACAGTGGACCGTTGA
- the murJ gene encoding murein biosynthesis integral membrane protein MurJ, translating to MNAPYDGDRAQGTGGPAPAQGTAPGTPVPGQVPVPAPAPDRDPYVQDAYDHDPYRSQDLSAQDPVAEVLYDRASHPPPPPGTYQEPGPLYAAPAAPSYAPDPHVWAQTPAPEPDGPSRHLPYGDHATTTQFVGVDSLVTSASEEQPEPDAFAHLYRDQEAAPRTPAEDAPVAAPAPSKPAGRASSLLKSSALMAAGTIVSRITGFLRTLVIAGAIGVGTFNDTYQIANTLPTMIYVLVGGGALNAVFIPQLVRAMKNDSDGGQAYANRLLTLVVVLLAGITTICVLAAPVFITMMSPKIASDPQQMDVAVAFARYCLPTMFFMGVHVVLGQILNARGRFGAMMWTPVLNNIVVIATFGAFIWAFGGFTTSGVNATTVTAEGVRLLGLGTLLGLTVQALAMLPYLRDAGFKPRLRFDWRGHGLGKAARLAKWTFFFVLANQVGLVVVTQLATWAGSVAEKQGHPGTGITAYNYALLLWQMPQAIITVSVMTAVLPRISRSAHDGDAAAVRDDISYGLRTSAVAIVPCAFAFLALGVPMATLLYAGSGSGAQNIGYILMAFGLGLIPYSIQYVVLRGFYAYEDTRTPFYNTVIVAAVNAAVSALSFFVLPARWAVVGMAAAYGLGYAVGVGVAWRRLRTRLGGDLDGAHVMRTYTRLTGACVPAAAVAGAAAYGVTQWLGSGVTGSAAALLVGGIALAAVFLIAAKRMRIEELNAMVGMVRGRLGR from the coding sequence ATGAACGCGCCGTACGACGGTGACCGCGCGCAGGGCACTGGTGGGCCCGCGCCCGCCCAGGGCACTGCCCCGGGCACCCCGGTGCCCGGGCAGGTTCCCGTGCCTGCGCCCGCGCCGGACCGTGACCCGTATGTCCAGGACGCCTACGACCACGACCCGTACCGGTCCCAGGACCTGTCGGCCCAGGACCCCGTCGCCGAGGTGCTCTACGACCGGGCCTCGCACCCTCCGCCGCCCCCGGGTACCTACCAGGAGCCCGGGCCGCTCTACGCGGCTCCGGCCGCGCCCTCGTACGCTCCCGACCCGCACGTGTGGGCCCAGACCCCGGCGCCCGAGCCGGACGGCCCCTCGCGCCACCTGCCGTACGGCGACCACGCGACCACGACGCAGTTCGTCGGGGTGGACTCCCTCGTCACCAGCGCATCGGAGGAGCAGCCGGAGCCCGACGCCTTCGCGCACCTGTACCGGGACCAGGAGGCGGCACCCCGTACCCCCGCCGAGGACGCTCCCGTGGCCGCGCCGGCACCGAGCAAGCCGGCCGGACGCGCCTCCAGCCTGCTGAAGTCCAGCGCCCTGATGGCCGCGGGCACGATCGTCTCCCGCATCACCGGCTTCCTGCGGACCCTGGTCATCGCAGGTGCCATCGGCGTCGGCACCTTCAACGACACGTACCAGATCGCCAACACGCTGCCCACGATGATCTACGTGCTGGTCGGCGGTGGCGCCCTGAACGCCGTCTTCATCCCGCAGCTGGTCCGGGCCATGAAGAACGACAGCGACGGGGGGCAGGCGTACGCCAACCGGCTGCTGACCCTCGTCGTGGTGCTGTTGGCCGGCATCACCACCATCTGCGTCCTGGCCGCACCGGTGTTCATCACGATGATGTCGCCGAAGATCGCCTCGGACCCCCAGCAGATGGACGTCGCGGTCGCCTTCGCCCGCTACTGCCTGCCCACGATGTTCTTCATGGGCGTCCACGTGGTCCTGGGTCAGATCCTCAACGCCCGCGGCCGCTTCGGCGCGATGATGTGGACCCCGGTCCTCAACAACATCGTGGTCATCGCCACCTTCGGTGCCTTCATCTGGGCCTTCGGGGGCTTCACCACCTCCGGCGTCAACGCCACCACCGTCACCGCCGAAGGCGTGCGCCTGCTGGGTCTGGGCACCCTGCTCGGCCTCACCGTCCAGGCCCTCGCCATGCTTCCCTACCTGCGCGACGCGGGCTTCAAGCCGCGCCTGCGCTTCGACTGGCGGGGCCACGGCCTCGGCAAGGCCGCCCGCCTGGCCAAGTGGACGTTCTTCTTCGTCCTCGCCAACCAGGTCGGCCTCGTCGTCGTCACCCAGCTCGCCACCTGGGCCGGATCCGTCGCCGAGAAGCAGGGCCACCCCGGCACCGGCATCACCGCCTACAACTACGCGCTGCTGCTCTGGCAGATGCCGCAGGCGATCATCACCGTCTCCGTCATGACGGCCGTCCTGCCCCGCATCTCCCGCTCCGCCCACGACGGGGACGCCGCCGCCGTCCGCGACGACATCTCCTACGGGCTGCGCACCTCGGCCGTCGCGATCGTGCCCTGCGCCTTCGCGTTCCTCGCCCTCGGTGTCCCGATGGCCACCCTGCTCTACGCAGGCTCGGGTTCGGGCGCCCAGAACATCGGCTACATCCTGATGGCTTTCGGGCTCGGGCTGATCCCGTACTCCATCCAGTACGTCGTCCTGCGCGGCTTCTACGCCTACGAGGACACCCGCACGCCCTTCTACAACACCGTCATCGTCGCCGCCGTCAACGCGGCTGTCTCCGCGCTCTCCTTCTTCGTGCTCCCCGCCCGGTGGGCGGTCGTCGGCATGGCCGCCGCCTACGGCCTCGGCTACGCCGTCGGCGTGGGCGTCGCCTGGCGCCGGCTGCGCACCCGCCTCGGCGGCGACCTCGACGGCGCGCACGTGATGCGCACCTACACCCGCCTCACCGGCGCCTGCGTCCCGGCCGCCGCCGTGGCCGGCGCGGCCGCGTACGGGGTCACCCAGTGGCTGGGCAGCGGAGTGACCGGCTCCGCCGCCGCCCTCCTCGTCGGCGGGATCGCACTGGCCGCGGTGTTCCTCATCGCCGCCAAGCGCATGCGGATCGAAGAGCTCAACGCGATGGTCGGAATGGTCCGCGGACGTTTGGGGCGCTGA
- a CDS encoding protein kinase family protein — protein sequence MAERSTAAVDVADNSGNEPLTAQAAQATSDGVDTQNGRAADGPMPDKDGERTNPAPAAAPELHSGHKLARRYRLEECVTRVDGFSSWRAMDEKLRRAVGVHLMPADHARARSVLAAARSSALLGDPRFVQVLDAVEENDVVYVVHEWLPDATELTAILAAGPLEAHDAYQLVSQVSQAMAAAHREGLAHLRLTPSAILRTSTGQYRIRGLAVNAALRGITSETPQRADTEAIGALLYAALTQRWPYENDAYGLTGLPKGVGLIAPDQVRAGVHRGLGELAMRALANDGATASRQEPACTTPDELAKAVAAMPRIRPPEPAFTAPPEYQHTTYQQGNYGRPTPPGVNTVQSRPVAPPPPPLQSRTGRALKWGVAALLIAALGLGSWQLADRLLGRGNQTGNSGTTNNNPNPGTDDNPKDPAPGTPLQITEASEFSPNADATKPKDAGKAADGNPGTAWVTLQYKGYANFGNLDERKDGSGIVVDLGKVQNVSELDIDLYVAGQQVEVRAAQPSAGHPGSLADFNQSISKLERTDKKLHVTLKEPVQTRYVLVRIAELPADGEGGYRGGISEIKVLGPSS from the coding sequence GTGGCGGAACGTAGCACGGCTGCCGTCGACGTGGCCGACAACAGCGGCAATGAGCCGCTGACCGCTCAGGCGGCACAGGCCACGTCCGACGGGGTGGACACCCAGAACGGACGAGCCGCGGACGGACCCATGCCCGACAAGGACGGCGAACGCACCAACCCGGCCCCTGCGGCCGCACCCGAACTCCACAGCGGGCACAAACTCGCCAGACGCTACCGGCTGGAAGAGTGCGTCACCCGTGTGGACGGATTCAGCAGTTGGCGCGCGATGGACGAGAAACTGCGCCGGGCCGTGGGTGTGCACCTGATGCCCGCAGACCACGCGCGGGCACGCTCCGTCCTGGCCGCCGCCCGGTCCTCCGCCCTGCTCGGTGACCCACGGTTCGTCCAGGTCCTCGATGCCGTGGAAGAGAACGACGTCGTCTACGTCGTCCACGAATGGCTGCCCGACGCCACCGAACTCACCGCGATCCTCGCCGCGGGCCCGCTGGAGGCCCACGACGCCTACCAGCTCGTGAGCCAGGTCTCCCAGGCGATGGCCGCCGCCCACCGTGAAGGTCTCGCCCACCTGCGGCTGACGCCCAGCGCGATACTGCGCACCTCCACGGGCCAGTACCGCATCCGCGGCCTCGCCGTGAACGCCGCCCTGCGCGGCATCACCAGCGAGACCCCGCAGCGCGCCGACACCGAAGCCATCGGCGCACTCCTGTACGCCGCCCTCACCCAGCGCTGGCCTTACGAGAACGACGCGTACGGCCTCACCGGCCTGCCCAAGGGCGTGGGTCTGATCGCCCCCGACCAGGTACGCGCCGGTGTCCACCGGGGCCTGGGCGAACTCGCCATGCGCGCGCTCGCCAACGACGGAGCCACCGCCTCCCGGCAGGAGCCCGCCTGCACCACCCCGGACGAACTGGCCAAGGCCGTGGCCGCGATGCCCCGCATCCGGCCGCCGGAGCCCGCCTTCACCGCCCCGCCCGAGTACCAGCACACCACCTACCAGCAGGGCAACTACGGCCGTCCCACGCCGCCCGGCGTGAACACGGTCCAGAGCCGCCCGGTCGCGCCCCCGCCGCCCCCGCTGCAGAGCCGCACCGGCCGGGCCCTCAAGTGGGGCGTGGCCGCCCTGCTCATCGCCGCCCTCGGCCTGGGCAGCTGGCAACTGGCCGACCGCCTCCTGGGCCGCGGAAACCAGACGGGCAACAGCGGCACCACCAACAACAACCCCAACCCGGGCACCGACGACAACCCGAAGGATCCCGCACCCGGTACGCCGCTGCAGATCACGGAGGCGTCCGAGTTCTCGCCGAACGCGGACGCGACCAAGCCGAAGGACGCCGGCAAGGCCGCCGACGGCAATCCGGGAACCGCCTGGGTCACGCTCCAGTACAAGGGCTATGCCAATTTCGGCAACCTGGACGAACGCAAGGACGGCAGCGGCATCGTCGTCGACCTCGGCAAGGTCCAGAACGTGTCCGAACTCGACATCGACCTGTACGTGGCCGGCCAGCAGGTCGAAGTCCGCGCCGCGCAGCCGTCGGCCGGCCACCCCGGTTCGCTGGCCGACTTCAACCAGTCGATCAGCAAGCTGGAACGCACCGACAAGAAGCTCCACGTCACGCTCAAGGAGCCGGTCCAGACCCGCTACGTGCTGGTCCGCATCGCCGAACTGCCCGCCGACGGGGAAGGCGGCTACCGGGGCGGCATCAGCGAGATCAAGGTGCTCGGCCCGTCGTCCTGA
- the sigM gene encoding RNA polymerase sigma factor SigM: MQEGTTEGRSDQELLALHVAGDPDAFGEIVRRHRDRLWAVALRTLGDREEAADAVQDALVSAYRAAHTFRGDSAVTTWLHRITVNACLDRARKAASRRTAPLDDTDRLERLLEPHESAEAPAERQDLHRQLLAALSTLPADQRAALVLVDMQGYPVAEAARLLDVPTGTVKSRCARGRAKLVPLLTHLRTNAGDNTAAERGRNRTPGPPVPPAAEPRHPDPDAVKGGGGRP; this comes from the coding sequence ATGCAAGAAGGAACCACGGAAGGCCGCAGCGATCAGGAGCTCCTGGCGCTTCACGTCGCCGGTGATCCCGATGCCTTCGGCGAGATCGTGCGGCGGCACCGCGACCGGCTGTGGGCCGTGGCGCTACGGACCCTCGGCGACCGGGAGGAGGCCGCGGACGCCGTGCAGGACGCCCTGGTATCCGCCTACCGGGCCGCCCACACCTTCCGCGGGGATTCCGCCGTCACCACCTGGCTGCACCGCATCACCGTCAATGCCTGCCTGGACCGCGCCCGCAAGGCGGCTTCCCGCAGGACCGCGCCCCTCGACGACACGGACCGCCTGGAGCGCCTTCTGGAGCCCCACGAGTCCGCCGAGGCACCCGCGGAGCGCCAGGACCTCCATCGTCAGCTCCTGGCCGCTCTGAGCACCCTCCCGGCCGATCAGCGTGCCGCGCTGGTCCTCGTCGACATGCAGGGATACCCCGTCGCCGAGGCCGCCCGGCTCCTCGACGTCCCCACCGGCACCGTGAAGAGCCGGTGCGCGCGCGGCCGCGCGAAACTCGTCCCGCTCCTCACTCATCTGCGCACGAATGCCGGGGATAACACCGCCGCCGAGCGGGGAAGGAACCGGACGCCGGGCCCACCCGTCCCACCAGCGGCAGAACCCAGGCATCCAGACCCAGACGCTGTGAAGGGCGGAGGTGGACGACCGTGA
- a CDS encoding anti-sigma factor family protein, with the protein MSPTTGTTGTTGAIRHPDVAEISDLTEGLLSPSRTAEIRRHLDGCALCADVRASLEEIRSLLGTLPGPARMPSDIAGRIDAALAAEALLDATQPKVQAVPGDRPRTPSRDVSRETSPGGHPTGPTGPGRRRARRRVAVLAGLTTAAACALGIFLFGDFAGTPSPDAATSGEASSSAQRPSVASGGAYTAQGLQESVQQLVASGRGAATVPGEQNKTLGLENNSPASEVPPGDKQATRSVPACVQDATDRPDNPLATERGTYEGSAVFLLVLPHPGDSARVDAYLVDSSCEQTAPEAPGKVLLTRTYPR; encoded by the coding sequence GTGAGCCCCACAACCGGCACGACTGGCACGACCGGCGCGATCCGGCACCCGGACGTCGCGGAGATCTCCGACCTCACCGAAGGTCTGCTCTCCCCGTCCCGTACCGCCGAGATCCGCCGCCACCTCGACGGCTGCGCCCTGTGCGCCGACGTCCGCGCCTCCTTGGAGGAGATCCGCTCCCTCCTGGGCACCCTCCCCGGTCCGGCCCGGATGCCCTCAGACATCGCCGGGCGCATCGACGCGGCCCTCGCCGCCGAGGCCCTCCTCGACGCCACACAGCCCAAGGTCCAGGCCGTCCCGGGCGACCGGCCCCGCACACCGAGCCGCGATGTTTCACGTGAAACATCGCCCGGCGGTCACCCGACCGGCCCAACCGGCCCCGGGCGGCGACGCGCCCGCCGCCGGGTCGCCGTCCTCGCGGGTCTGACCACAGCCGCCGCCTGTGCCCTCGGCATCTTCCTGTTCGGCGACTTCGCCGGTACGCCCAGCCCTGACGCCGCCACCAGCGGCGAGGCATCGAGCTCGGCCCAGCGGCCGTCCGTCGCCTCCGGCGGCGCCTACACCGCGCAGGGCCTCCAGGAGAGCGTCCAGCAGCTCGTCGCATCCGGCCGGGGCGCCGCAACCGTTCCCGGGGAGCAGAACAAGACCCTCGGACTGGAGAACAACAGCCCCGCCTCCGAGGTCCCACCGGGCGACAAGCAGGCGACGCGGTCCGTCCCCGCCTGCGTGCAGGACGCGACCGACCGCCCCGACAACCCGCTCGCCACCGAACGCGGCACCTACGAGGGCAGCGCCGTCTTCCTCCTCGTCCTGCCGCACCCGGGCGACTCCGCACGCGTGGACGCCTACCTCGTCGACTCCTCGTGCGAGCAGACCGCACCGGAAGCCCCCGGAAAGGTCCTCCTGACGCGCACCTATCCCCGATAG